ATTAGATATATTGAAGAGTTAGACTCAGTAAATGACAAAGTAACTTTAATACAAGAAGAGTTATTAAATAAAGTTAGTGAAGAGATGAACCAAAGAATGTATGTATTATCAATAATCTCTGCAATATTTTTACCTCTTGGTTTTTTAACTGGTCTTTTTGGTATAAATGTTGGAGGTTTACCTGGAACTGAAAATTCAAATGCTTTTATGGTTTTTTCTGGTATTTTAGCTGTGGTAGGAGTATTTCAGTATTACTTATTAAAAAAATTTAAATGGATATAAAGATGGAAGAATTAAAAGATTTTGAAGAGATTAAAGAGTTTTTATTTCAAGCAATAGAAGATTATAAAAAGGGAGAGAATTTTGATATTCACCCTTATGATTTAGCTGAACAATTATTAAGATTAAGAGAGTTAAATCATGAAGAATACGAGAGTCTGTGTAAAAAAATTCCAAGTGAACTTTTTGCAGAAATTCTTTGTGAAATGCCAACTTATGTTCAAGAAGAGATTCCAGAAGTAATTAGTAGTAAAAAAGTTGCAAATATTACTTCTAAAATGGATAGTGATGATGCCTCTGAACTTATTTATAATATTTCTCAAAAAGATGAGGAAGCAGCACAAACTATTCTTTCTAAACTTGATGAAGAAGATAAAGAAGTTATTGAAAAACTTAACTCATATGAGGATAATGAAGCTGGTTCATATATGCAAAGTGAGCTTTTTTCCGTATCTTTATATGAAAAAATAGATGTGGCACTAAGAAGATTAAAAAAGCTAAAAGAAGAAGAGTATTTAGATAATGTTTTTCATGCTTATCTAACAGAAAAAGATGGAACTTTTATTGGAAGTATTGGTCTTGAAGAGTTAATTGTATTTGATAGAGATTTAACTTTTGATGATTTACCAAAAGAGAAGATAAAAACATATTCAAGTAGTCACCTTTTAGATATTTCTGAAGTTGTTGATATGTTTACAAACTATAACTTAAGTGCAATTGCAATTGTTGATGATAATAATAAATTAGTTGGACGAATTACTCACGATGATATTCATGATGTAATTCAAGAACAAGATACTAAACAATTATATTCTCTTGCTGGGGTTAATGATGATGCAGAGCAAGAAGAGAGTATGTATCTTATTGGTAAGAATAGGGCCTTTTGGTTAGGAATAAACTTAGTTACAGCTATTTTAGCTTCTGTTGTTATTGGTCTGTTTGATTCAACTATTCAATCTTTAGTTGCCTTAGCTGTTTTAATGCCTATTGTTGCTTCAATGGGAGGAAATGCAGGAACACAAACTTTAACAGTAACAGTTAGACAAATGGCTTTAGGAGATATCTCTTATACAGATGCAAAGAAGACTATTAAAAAAGAGGTAATAATCTCACTTTTTAATGGTTTTCTTTTTGCTTTCGTAATTGGTGTGATAGCTTTTTTATGGTTTAAGATGCCTCTTTTAGGAGTAGTTATTGCTATTTCAATGGTTATAAATTTATTTAGTGCAGGTTTCTTTGGTGCAGTTATTCCTATACTTTTAGAAAAGTTTGAAATTGACCCTGCAATTGGTTCTACTGTAATTTTAACAACAGTTACAGATGTAGTTGGTTTCTTTAGCTTTTTAGGTCTAGCAACAATTATTCTATTATAACTCGTTAATTAGAAGGTTTTGTATAAAAGTTAAACTTCCAACCCTTGTCTTCATCATATTTTTCAAGGTTGTAAGTCTCCCAAACTTTTATGCACTTCTTATTTCCGTTTTTAACTCCCTCTTTGGCAAACTGATGTGCTCTTCCAAAGTTTGGAAATACTCCTTTTCCATTTGCATACATAAAAGCAAGATTACAATGGGCATCTTCATCCCCTTGTTTAGAAGCATATTCAAAATATTTAATAGCTAGTTTATAATCTTTATCTACAGCAATTCCTGCTGCTAAAAATTGACCTATCATATTCTGAGCAGGTGCATATCCATCATTTGCTGCTTTTAAAAAAGTATTGAAAGCTAGTTTTTCATCAAAATAAGGAGACTTCTTATTAATATAGAGTTTTCCTAAAAAGTAAGTTGATTTATGATGATTAAGTAAACTGCCTTGTTCTAAAAAGATTTTTGCAGTTGAGATACTTTTTTGTACCCCTTCCCCTTTTAAATATAAAGT
This sequence is a window from Halarcobacter bivalviorum. Protein-coding genes within it:
- the mgtE gene encoding magnesium transporter; amino-acid sequence: MEELKDFEEIKEFLFQAIEDYKKGENFDIHPYDLAEQLLRLRELNHEEYESLCKKIPSELFAEILCEMPTYVQEEIPEVISSKKVANITSKMDSDDASELIYNISQKDEEAAQTILSKLDEEDKEVIEKLNSYEDNEAGSYMQSELFSVSLYEKIDVALRRLKKLKEEEYLDNVFHAYLTEKDGTFIGSIGLEELIVFDRDLTFDDLPKEKIKTYSSSHLLDISEVVDMFTNYNLSAIAIVDDNNKLVGRITHDDIHDVIQEQDTKQLYSLAGVNDDAEQEESMYLIGKNRAFWLGINLVTAILASVVIGLFDSTIQSLVALAVLMPIVASMGGNAGTQTLTVTVRQMALGDISYTDAKKTIKKEVIISLFNGFLFAFVIGVIAFLWFKMPLLGVVIAISMVINLFSAGFFGAVIPILLEKFEIDPAIGSTVILTTVTDVVGFFSFLGLATIILL
- a CDS encoding tetratricopeptide repeat protein, with amino-acid sequence MKHLILTILITSFAFSLSFEEVREIEKEKGVLEALSSYRVLAKREDTNSIFRLATLYLKGEGVQKSISTAKIFLEQGSLLNHHKSTYFLGKLYINKKSPYFDEKLAFNTFLKAANDGYAPAQNMIGQFLAAGIAVDKDYKLAIKYFEYASKQGDEDAHCNLAFMYANGKGVFPNFGRAHQFAKEGVKNGNKKCIKVWETYNLEKYDEDKGWKFNFYTKPSN